The following is a genomic window from Carassius gibelio isolate Cgi1373 ecotype wild population from Czech Republic chromosome B7, carGib1.2-hapl.c, whole genome shotgun sequence.
gtccgtccgtccgtccgtccgtccgtccgtccgtccgtccgtccgtccgtccatctgtctgtctgtctctctctctctctctctatctatctatctatctatccgcccattcatccatccatccatctatctatctatctgtctatatgtctgtctgtctgtccgtccgtccgtccctccgtccatccatccgtccgtccgtccgtccgtccctctgtccatccatctgtccgtccatccgtccgtccatccgtccgtcagtccgtccgtccatctgtttgtctgtctgtctctatctatctatctatctatctatctgtctatctgtctatctatctatctatctatctatctatctatctatctatctatctatctatctatctatctatctgtccattcatccatccatccatctatctatctatctatctatctatctatctgtctatatgtctgtctgtctgtctgtctatctatctatctatctatctatctatctatctatctatctatctatctatctatctatctgtctttctgtctatccgtctgtctgtctttctatccgtccatccgtccgtccgtccgtccgtccatctgtctgtctgtccgtctctctctctctatctatctatctatctatccgcccattcatccatccatccatctatctatctatctgtctatatgtctgtctgtctatccatccgtctatccatctttctgtctagccgtctgtctatctatcgtctgtgtatccgtctatctatctatctatctatctatctatctatctatctatctatctatctatctatctatctatctatctatctatctatctatctatctatctgtctttctgtctgtccatccgtccgtccgtccgtccatccatctgtctgtctgtccgtctctctctctctctctctctctctctctatctatctatctatctatccgtctgtctctctgtccatccgtccgtctatctatctatctatctatctatctatctatctatctatctatctatctatctgtctgtctatctatctatctatctatctatctatctatctatctatctatctatctatctatctatctgtctgtctgtctgtctatctatccgtctgtctatccatctgtctgtccgtccatccatccatccgtccatctgtttgtctgtccgtctctctctctctctctgtctatctatctatctatctatctatctatctatctatctatctatctatctatctatctatctatctattcttcGACTTCGAGAATAACTTCgtagaagagagctcggttcagtgtcgctgtccgtgatacgcggctctctctctctctccgcaccgaacacagcgagcgagtaaccagctgctcttttcagcttttccgtgtcttgtgtttggatgctttaatgtttaaatcgacaagcggtaggGCTTAAAACTTAAAACACTGCGCATCATTgtcccgtcaactgtcctgagcatgtctatccgtctgtctatctgtctgtctgtatagacccagctcccaacccaactttgagaatagattaatggcgatattttttttatcgacgataagagtctcacgttaacgcagcacgctaacgccgataacggcccaccactaatatatatatatatatatatatatatatatatatatatatatatatataacaataataattaattgaacatcacagtaatgaaactgaatattataacattataataatgtACATTTGATACAACATTTGATACCACATTCTTTAACTTACATAGAAACACATACATACTAAGGATCACTGTGGTGGACAGTAGGGTAACACactgaggtcacacacacacacacacacacacacacacacacacacacacacacacacacacacacacacacacacacacacacacacacctgctatcTCTCAGACTGTGGCACATCCACACATATCTCTCAGCCAGTGCTGCGGCCTGTCCCTCTcctaaaatatcttcatttgttctGTTTCACTAATGGCTGTAAAGTTCTCTATTAATTTGGTGAATTTGTTGAAGTAGGGGTTTCTTATGGACATGTATTTCTGACAGTGAGTGATTTCTCCTCTCTGACAGTGAGCACACACTCTCAGCTCTTTCTGTCTGCTGGTCTCTCGATGGCTAGACTGTGCTCACTGAGCCTGTACTTGGTCAGGATCCGTCTCTGCTTTGTGTCTCTGACGCTCTGGAGATAATCTTCACATTCATAATTTGATTTTAGAATTCAATAAAATTGTACATAGTTTACTTCGTGTTTTAGTTTCTTGATCCTAATGTTCCAGATATAAGTTTTTAGATTGATAATTTGATTGATTTTGATGTATGGATTATAAGCAGTGCTGGTCTGAGACTGATTTATTAGTGTTAGTAGAGTTAATCAGGTTTCACAACTAGCTGTCTGTCATGTACTGATACTGAACAAAACTTGACAAAGATTGAGCGAGTATTCAGatgttttagagcatttacagtAGATGTCTTAACATGTGCAAATATTTGTAGAAACATAAAAGGTTAAACCACTAAAATACACCGAACAAGTTTCACAAGAATCTGTTAATATCAGATGTCACAGTAAGATTATTTTTCTTCCACCGGCTGCTTTATGTATTAAGTGTGTTATTTGCGGTCTTTCTAATAAGTTTCACCAACATTTTTCAGTGCACATTATAGTTTATAGAAGTAACAGAAGAATTTGCCACAAAATACGTATGATGGAATACCAATAACAAAATGAAGTGTTTTTCCTCCTTTTAAAAACGTATTCTGTAATAATATATATGCTGTCCTAATGGTAAACTTAACTGAAAGTAGAGTCATTCACAACCCAACACAGTTCTATATGTGTTGCAAGTAGTTCTTAATCCGTGGAAAAATTCCATAAATATAATTGGGTGTAATAATTCATTCTGCTATGCGTTGTGAGACTGAACCGGGCAGAAGTCTAACTACAGCACACCAGAGAAGCATGCATGAGGAGTGAATTATCAGGAACTACCAGGAACAATAAATCTGCCCCAAAATATATCCGAAGGAAGAGGTCAGTGTTAGTCTAGAGGCACAATGCATGAAGACAAACGAGTTAATAAAAAAACCTCATGACAAGTTACAGCACATGAGCATTTATTATATACTTGCGATTATatgtgatttataagcatttgatTTGGAACCTGGTACAGAGTTacaagaagtgtttttttttttttttacacatttaagttATAGTTTACCACAGAATAAACAGTGTGATCATTTACTCATGTCACTAAACCCATATGACCTAATGCAATTTTCAGAGATTTATTATagcaagaaaataaaacaaatcagtcATGTTAAAGTCGTTTAAAGTATTTTGAATATAATAATGTATGAAACAAGTTGTATCTTATTTATTGAAGTGGACaaaaaaagatgacaatttatatatatatatatatttttttcctacatTACAAAAAAAGTGTTAGTCAGAAATGTTACTTTGAGCCAAAAGGACAAGACATTTTCTCCCATgcaaattttacatttgtttcGTCAGAACATGTTTCTCTGGTGAGCAAGCCACCTGCATCCAAAGAGTTTTGCAATGAGGACATATTTTCATTTAACGAAAGCATTTCACAGGTCTGCAGAAATATGCAGAAGAAAATCTACTCTGTGATCAAATAAACAATTATCTTTTTCACCCATTCATCTTCGGGATTGAGGCATGTCTTTCCAGAGTTTTTTAGAGTGGCACtgtttaagacaaaaaaaataaaaaattactccaCCATGCATTCAGACTTGTGCATTGCATTGATCTTTGCTTTGACACACTCACATGATCTCATAGTTTTTGCACTGTACTCCAGCAGGGATCGTTTTTAATTGCTGTATTAGTTTAGGGTTAATTGGTTTTCCCGAATACATCTTAGCACACTGGCAGCGTAGCTGTAGTCTGGCTGAGATGACTTAatgaaatgagagagaaaaaaagtattaGTATCTCTGCATGCtcttacaatatttattaaaaacataatagcatttttaaacctttaataaacaatatataaaatataatcacaAACAATGGATACTGtcaatcacataaaaaaaacaaaacaattgtgcTTACCTTCTGTTGTGAACAGCAGTGTCATGCATGTAAGACAAAAAAAGACTGCTACGGTGAATTTCATTGTTGTGAAATTTCTGACCAAGAGATCAATGCATCAGCATATAAACAGTAAAACTGCAGATGGTTCTTAAATAAACTGTCTTGTCCGGCTGTTGATAGTGTTTGTGTATAATTTGGcaaaactttttcttttaaagaacccCACTGCTGACATCACACTTATCAAAACCTATTGTGCAACAGGTCCTCCTTCAATAAACCCAAATTCCAGTGAAGGAACCTAGGAGCTTtagaataaaacatgtttttgcaaAAGCATtccaataatatatttttctgtcTGACAAGCATTTTCAACCAGAAATGATCTAAGGTATGTAAGACAGGCCATCCCAAAACAGGTTGATCAAAAGCcaattcaatcacacacacacacacaaacacacacacacacacacacacacacacacacacacacacacacacacacacacacacacacatatatatataaaggtataATCAAAAGCTAGAAAAGCACTGTAACTACAAAGAGGACTACATACTGTAATGCAGAGATGGTTAGTTACTTCAGTTAGTTACAGactacagttaatttttttttattattgattacatgattacGTATTCACTCACTAGCAATAcatgattaataatttattgattttcccttttttttacaGCTTCACACAAATACCAGTCATCGGTCAAATGGTTAAAACTGAAGCGACACAGCATTTGATtactggatttacaaaaataattacatttttaagaagtGCTTTCGTAGCATTTCAACATTGCACCAACTACTGATAACCAAGAAGTGggctatttaatcatgcattactTTGACTTTGGAAAACCTTTGTCTTTCAAACAAATTGCAATCCACAAATtcacattatttcttatttacatgAAATGCAGGGATTCTCAAACttttatatactaatatatttacttgaagtacccctgaataaatattttaataattaagtatCACATGTGCATGTCCTATGGTCAactgacatgcaggtaaacaatgatatatatatatatatatatatatatatatatatatatatatatatatatatatatatatatatatatatatatataagcgctTTATTTTGATTGAggttcttttaaaattatttattttaatttgacatttttatgatttcattacagttttttgcagtcgctttggtgcatttctcagttcagaaattaaattcTCAAAATTACTTGTTCAGTCTCCACATCTTACTTTATAAAatcagtttctcattctttttaaAAAGTTGCAGTTGCTTTGGTACATTCATGCAAATGATTATATATGTTTGTCtgtggtttcctacattatcagttgctaatgtcatgttactcaaaatgtattatagagTGCATGAGTTCTGTGGTCTTTTTTTAATGGCAGCTGTAGGATGTCTTAATGTGAATCATATTTAAACTGACAGTCTGAACAAGGGTTTAGAGTGCTTGAGTTCGATGGTCTGTTTTTAATGGCAGCTGTATGATGGTGTTAATGTGAATCTGATCTGGACAGAGACTCTGAGCAAAGCTTTAGTGTGCATGAGTTCTATGGTCTGTTTTTATTGGCAGCTGTATGATGGTGTTAATGTGAATCTGATTTAGACTGACAGTCTGAACAAGGCTTTAGTGAGCATGAGTTCTATGGTCTATTTTTATTGGcagctttataatgttttttttaaaacttcagTCCCTGTTTATTGTAATGCATGCAAACGTGCACAGAAAATTTTCCAGTTCAGTTTAGTAAttatataacacattaaaaacaaccaTGTTTGACAAAAGTGCTTAACAATTGTCGgaaataacacacacaaacaagacaAATAGATTGAAAACATCACAATGTCTATGTTCAGCTTGGAATAAAAGCCAAGGACCTAACAACTTAAAAATTCCTACAGTCTGAGCAGTTCTTATGTGTACAGGTAAACTATTCCACAAATTAGGTGCCACCACGGTAAAATGTtggtcacctttattttttaacctgGCTTTCAGAACATTGTGGAGAACCTGATTGGATGACCTCGGTACTTTAACAGGAGCGTAGACATGTAAAAGCTCTGATAAATAAGCAGCCACAATCCATTAAAATCttgaaaacaaacaataaaatcttgTAATCAATCCTCAAGGCCGACAGGAAGCCAATGTAGTGAAGCTAAGACTTGGGTGATGTGCTCATTTAGTCCCAGTTAATATCCGAGCTGCTGGATTTTAACTGTAAGCACTGAAGAGATGGCTGAACATACAAACCTAAATTACCAAGTGCATCTACACAAGCCCTTAAATCCCCAGGACGACCAAACACAACAATCTCAGTCTTGTTTTAATTAAGACAGccatattttttaaatctctcaGGCAGTTAAGTAATGACAGAACTAAAGCTTTGTCATTTGTTTTGACAGGCAAATAAATTTGTATATCTTCTGCCTAAcagtttaattaattattgtgcttcctaaaaatataccccagcatatacaaagaaaacaacatgAGGCCCAATATTGACCCTTGGGGGACACCACAAAAAAGAGGGGCTTCAGATGAAAACAATTCACCAAGGTGAACAGAAAAACTACTGTCTTTCAAATATGAATGAAACCATTTAAGGGATATGCCCTTAAAGCTGACACACTGTTTATGTCTAGATAAAAGAATAGAGTGGGCAACCTTTTTCACTTTCTCTCTGCTACTTTGCAGGCATGTCTGGGAGAGTGGCTAGTGACACTGAACCAGGGTTGTGACAGATCTTTAGGACGTTTTTTTCCTAAACGGAGTAACAGAGTCCAAAATCTCAGTATATATAAGTTAGTGAAGGCTTCTACACAGTCATTAAGATTGTACAAAAATGAATCTTTAAAAGCTCTAGAAAACAGTGacacagttaaagggttaattgcCTGCACACTACatgcagaagcagaggttgaaATCTCAGAACTGGGAACAACCACAGTAAATAAAACAGGCAGGTCATTTGAAATACAGGTGTCACATATTTAACTAATAGTAATACAGAAACCATATGACAGAATGTCTTATTTTGGGTTGCGCAGGAgaagtttggaaagacatgatgcaaataaaagatatttgatttttgtgtgaacttaaTTTTATTGTGAACAGCTCagggaatgatactgtaatgttGCAATGTTTTGTAATATGACAAAATCACACAATAAAGACCAACTAAAATATCCATTACGACAGTATTCTTTCAAAACCAGTGCAAAACGATAACACTACAATTCAGTGACACAACAAAAATGAATATATCTAAAATATCCATTATGATGGTTTTTATTACAACTCTTCATTCAGAAATAGTGCaaacatataataaaacatataattcagtgacacaataacaataaatataattgaataaaatataaagacgGATACAGTAAAGTTCATCTTTAATAAAACAGGTGGTAGtgaaaacacattttcacattcaatactttgtttttcacaaagagatgacaaaataaaaaattcctaTATTACATTAAGAATAGTTGAACCAGTTTCTTCAGTTGCTCATGAACAGTGATATTCATTCACTGTTGACTCTTGACATTCTTCTTGTTGAATCTGCAAACATGAAGAGACACATGTTAGTGTCTGAAGGATGCACCAAAGTGAATAATTCaaatgcattaattattattattaatataagatAATTAGAATCATGCTAATGAATAATTTTGAGAAGGATAATCAGAGTCATCATAGGCAAGAACTTACTTTTCTTTGAGAGAAATCACCCAGTCTTTTGCAGGATTAAGACATGTCGTTCCTTTCTTCATTGTGGCACTGTAAGAAATAAATGTTCAATTGTTTAAAGTCAATAGAAAAACCCTTTACTATTGCATAAAATTGTACACGAGTCACATTTCAATTTCATCATTTAACCGAATTGTTTGCCCAAAAATAGACATTCAGTCACCGTTTAGTTGCTAAATTTTTtggacttactttcttctgaggaacatttTAGAAGTAGCAGAATTGTCTAAACCCAactttttcaaacaataaatctCAATGGTGATTACGACTGCCAAGGAAAATGTTCAaaacaagacttttattttatatatttatttttactcttttattttttttttaaggaacaatTCTGTCATTCTGCTAAACATCACTGttggagataaaaaaaatcacacagactggaggtgagtaaatcatgaccaAATTTCACTAATTAGGTGAGCCATCCATAAAGCATCAAATATTTGCACACTCATGATCTTAAATATGAAAATctttgtcttcatctgtaagtcgctttggataaaagcgtctgcgaaatgaataaatgtaaatgtaaataactttGTCTGAATCTTATTCTAAAACAATCATTGAATTTGGTTAAAGAAAGTGTTCACCACACAAGTGAACTCCTGAAAGTATTGGAAAGTATACCAGGATGCACCATGAGAcaatttttaatacttttttctgTAATTTGTAACAGTTACAtatctttagttttagttaactatttctaacttttttttaagaagcaATAATAAACAATGGTTTGATTGGTAGAGCACATTATGTGTCTGTATTCGAAGTGCTGCTTTGGTAAGATTCACACTCACATGATCTCCTCATTTTTGCAGTGTGGTCCAGCAGGAATCACCCTCAATGTCGTTATTTTGTCAATTGGTATTGgctctgaatgtgttttaatgcaCTGACAGCGTAAAATCATGGGTTTAGGTCTACCTGCAATAGCAAAGAGAAATTTGTAGTGGGATTAGCTTGCAAGATTCAgcagaataaataaaatcaacaattATAAATCAAAAAGCATGATGAATGAAAGTTAGTCTGCTTACCCTCTGTTGTGGACAGCAGTGCAGCTGTGCAGATCAGAAGCATGAAGGCGGATGCGCTGAACTTCATCATTCTGAGTCAGTATTGTGTCAGTTAAGGTATGAAGAGACTGTCTGCTGTAGTCACTCACTTGTGCGTCTAACAGTGGCCTGCACTCTTGTTTATAAAGACTGACACTCCCACACAACATGCAAGAGTTTATTGCTCAATTTCTCTCTTCCAAGGAACTGaggccaggcccagtactggtgttCGCATGGGCTAAGTGTCCATATGGCTTGAATAATTTCGcataatcccatatgtgtaatcTTCAGTTGTATGTTTTCCCTCTCTGTGAAGCCGTGTTTTTATATAGAATGTAGTATATGTAGTACCGcccagtccatatcagtatctccacatgtCTCTTCCTTACcggtaggatgtggtctctgtAGCAATCTTTTCTCAAAGCTCACTACCGTATCCTTCTGCAAGGCTGAAAAGAACAAATAGGAAATATTTTAATCAACCTTTCACTGAGGGTTCAAATCCCTTGTAAAAGATCTAACACTGTTACCTTAGTAGTTGTGTTTTTCCGCACCATTAGGAGGCACAAATAATCTTCCTAGAGGAGTATTTAGCCAGTTACTATACATAAAGAAGTAGGCAAGTGTTTGGACAGAGGAAGTAATGGCTTTGTAGTGGTAAAaacaggggggcagggtttcatattcatatatgctgttagcattccattgactcccattcattttggcatcactttgacagcgaataactttacatctgaggcgtttaaagactccatttgtccattaattatttctaaagaaacacgaaaatgtataaaaggctccattaccttgtatcttacgttatggtcccgtagaagcagtttttgtaaaaaataggctaacgattgcatcataaccagcgactctctgtcgcacagtagagaaattaccatatggacaggaggagaagctcacagacaatcttttactgtctatgaggctatcagggggacgtggaggcataaagtcaagggagataattaatcagaatacttaatAAATGTGCTCCTGTTAACCCtcgccttctctggaagatttggtgggtgattcagatttctcttggcacagcgattagaccTCATATGACCTCTaggtcatcaagctcagtttgagtctgtgcagtacgcccgacccccaggaagtgcgtgcttccaATTGACTTCACATGTCTccattgaatccaatggggtcactgtgtccatttcttttactgtctatgggtaaaAACAAGCTTTAACTTTCCAATATATCCCTTGTTTCTTGGCCACTTTGGGAGGTGCTGATGCAATATTCTGATGCGTGCAATGCAAAGCAAAGCACCATGAATCGATCCAGGAAAGCTTTGGAAAGTTCCAAAAAATAACTAGAGTTTATTAAACCAAAATGAATTTGAATtgcaacataaaacaaacaaacaactcaaTGGTTAATTGAAGGCTTGTTGCACCATGCCATCTTAGCTCCATGCGAACGGTTGAAAGACTGTATGCTCTCGCACCAGCACCCCACTCCTGTCAGGGTGACATATCCTTTCAAACATTTTTCCAATCACACCTATAGAGGTTACACACTCAGAGAAATAAACAACATTAAGAATATAGAATAAGactaataaataactgaacataagaAAACTAAATAAGTACGGCTCTTACACCCGGCCCCTAATTGAGGgtttaaaacataaattacaataaattaaatgtaaatggagCCAAACATATTTATACACGGAAAAAATAATACTCACCTGTTAATCTTTATCTAGCTGTTCAGATTCAGTCCTAGTTTTCTGCATCTTCTAAGAGCAGGTGAAGTTTGGTAATAGGTATTTCCAAGAAACCAATCATTGTCTTAAGTTTAACAGTTCTTATAAGTCCTTTAGAGTCAGTTAAAACTTCTGTTACTCGTCCGGATGCTTTAAGATGGCAGCGcatccacacgcagcggcttatctctgtcccgacagaacggtgtttttgtgttttttgtcttgtgagtcgcagtgtttttgtacgtcgTCATCTCGTCTACCTCTCTGTAAGCGAGCATACAGTgacgagtttctgctcgatgttgGCAGAACCGCATTTTTCGGTTAAACTCCACGCACACGGAACAGCTGTGGGATCTCGGTCTGCTATGGAGGCctacaccatcaccgaccccactactgcatctggcccacagcggaggcgccacaagtggtgtgagaggaagcagaagaggggtaagcaTGGAGgtatctatccccaccatcgtattGGCTAACatacgctcgttggacaataaactggactgcATTCGATTACTAtgttcaactcagaggactgtaagagactgttgtgtttttatcagcttacaaagccctccccctcccccacctcggagcctcagatcacatcactgtcatgctaatgcctgctaatgcctgcatactgTTCATCAAAGTTGCCAAATCAGttcacaaacagattaaagtgtggccagaaggatcatcagaggttcttcaagactgcttcaacacaactgactggtacatgtttaagcaggctgccacatgcaataacaccactgacctccaggagtacccGGAGACGGTCACTGcatacatcaacaagtgtattgataatgtaacagtcacaaaaaccatcactgtccgggccaatcagaagctgtggatgacagggcaggtctacagactcctgaagatgtggaacgctgccttcagagctggagatgaggtgggcctgaggacAGCCAGGGTcaacctgtcccgcggcatcagagaggctaagagacaatactccaggaggatagcccatcaattcagtgacagcagagacactagaaacctgtggcaggggatacagaccattacagactacaagcccccaccacggacctgtgacaacaacatctctctgctgaacgagctgaacaccttcttcgctcgctttgagcaacaaaacagcaccactgcacagcaGACTCCACCTGTTGCTcttactcccatcctcatgaagtgctttgaacggctagtcatgcaccacatcaagtctgccctcccccctgcctggaccccttccagattgcatatcggtccaaccggtcgaccgatgatgccatcgccactgccatccactcagcactcacacatctggacaaaataTGTCAGACAAATATGTGAAAAAGGACTCATATgccagaatgctgttcatagacttcagttcagcattcaacacaatcatccctcaacagctcatttacaaactggtccagctggggctcaacacttcactgtgcaactggctgttggactttctggcAGACCTCAGGCAGTACCGATCGCcagtaacacatccagcaccatcacactgaacactggggccccccaaggatgtgtgttgagccccctcctcttcactctactgacctttatctttattttttcttcaatctctctctgaacgtggagaagacgaaggagattgttgttgacttcaggagagcgcaCACTCAGcgcgttcctctgaccatcaatggtgcgactgtggagagagtgagcagcaccaagttcctgggtgtgtaCAACACAGAGGACTTCTCCTGGActcaaaacacagcagcactggccaaaaAATCACAACAGCTGCAGAAATACTCTGCAACGAATAGTGAGaccagctgagaagatcattggtgtctctctaccCTCCCTCCAGCACATTTACTGAAACCGTCTCACTTGCAAAGCCCTCTGCATAAcaggtaaggcaaggcaaggcaaggcaaggcaagtttatttatatagtacatttcatacacaatggtaattcaaagtgctttacataaaagaaagtaaaataataatgaagaacaagaataaaacaagcaattttaaaaagcaattaataatttttaaaaatttacttatttaaaatttatttaaaacagttagaaaatgattttacataaaatagaataaaaaattgccttgctcaagggcacctaagtcgcggtattgaaggtggagagaccTTCAccttaaacagatgagttttaagtctagatttaaatgtgactagtgttttagcacatctgatctcttctggaatctgattccaactgcgggcggcatagtaactaaaggaggactctccttgttttgtgtgaacccttgctatttctaactgactcgattctaatgatctgagtgctctgttaggcttatattcag
Proteins encoded in this region:
- the LOC127962450 gene encoding interleukin-8 isoform X3 gives rise to the protein MMKFSTSAFMLLICTAALLSTTEGRPKPMILRCQCIKTHSEPIPIDKITTLRVIPAGPHCKNEEIIATMKKGTTCLNPAKDWVISLKEKFNKKNVKSQQ
- the LOC127962450 gene encoding interleukin-8 isoform X1, yielding MMKFSASAFMLLICTAALLSTTEGRPKPMILRCQCIKTHSEPIPIDKITTLRVIPAGPHCKNEEIIATMKKGTTCLNPAKDWVISLKEKFNKKNVKSQQ
- the LOC127962450 gene encoding interleukin-8 isoform X2, yielding MMKFSASAFMLLICTAALLSTTEGRPKPMILRCQCIKTHSEPIPIDKITTLRVIPAGPHCKNEEIIATMKKGTTCLNPAKDWVISLKEKFNKKNVKSQQ